A stretch of the Drosophila sulfurigaster albostrigata strain 15112-1811.04 chromosome 2L, ASM2355843v2, whole genome shotgun sequence genome encodes the following:
- the LOC133850544 gene encoding protein midgut expression 1: MCKPIKSAICCCLECGLKILCMILCSVVGVLLVIGLVIYFVFFHNKDTPSLKAADLRDMVYSNRLLNLLQP; the protein is encoded by the exons ATGTGTAAGCCCATTAAAAGTGCAATATGTTG CTGCTTGGAATGTGGCCTGAAAATTCTTTGCATGATACTTTGCTCGGTGGTTGGAGTGCTTCTAGTTATTGGACTTGTGATCTACTTTGTATTTTTCCACAACAAGGACACACCATCGCTGAAGGCTGCCGACTTGCGCGACATGGTTTATAGCAATAGATTATTGAATCTGCTACAGCCTTAA